One genomic segment of Ignavibacteriota bacterium includes these proteins:
- a CDS encoding HAMP domain-containing protein gives MLNLKSKIYGSLSILIITIIVLGFYGIYSLRKLSNDSKAIIKDNFLSIDYTFLMISELDKIDALNDSLKFHLERNENPDLVIIDSLAKHYFSFENLLKLQNNNITEIGESELVEKLKQSFSTYKLETKESNYYQKIHNRKKSKNYLQLMRNTISEIYNLNMKSILHKKKVAEKTSSEVISIMSIISFVSLVIIIFFVIRFPRYIVSPIVELTSKIKAISAKSFDQKIEFKSKDEIGSLTSAFNVMASRLMEYEEQHIDQLLFEKKRIESLVQGLNDGIILLDKEKKVILINSNALKILSLENLSILNKNISVLNKLSEKLNTISSQLLSNDKEIKQTEFYDHETDQYFNVDKIEIMQEKESSNKNEVKGIVIILKNVTLFKERDLAKTNLIATVSHELKTPISSVNLSLKLLNDFRLGTLNDDQKKLVESISLQNKKLLRVVNELLDYSQAETGKINLFIEQIDPTQIVDLAASALMILLSEKEIELKLELMKNPPLIRADKEKSVWILVNILTNAIRYSPQKSQILIEMVRLDNFIKYSVIDHGSGISQVDIENIFKKFVKSDNKKGTGLGLSIAKEMVESQGGKIWVMSEINNGSQFYFTLPIA, from the coding sequence TTAAATCTAAGATATATGGCAGTCTCTCAATTCTTATTATTACAATAATAGTTTTAGGTTTTTACGGAATTTATTCACTCAGGAAACTCTCAAATGATTCGAAAGCAATTATCAAAGATAATTTTCTATCCATAGATTATACTTTTTTAATGATTTCTGAATTAGATAAAATAGATGCATTAAATGATTCTTTAAAATTTCATTTGGAGAGAAATGAAAATCCGGATTTAGTGATAATCGATTCTCTCGCAAAACACTATTTCTCCTTTGAAAATTTACTTAAGCTGCAAAATAATAATATCACTGAAATTGGCGAATCTGAGCTAGTTGAAAAATTGAAACAGAGTTTTTCAACTTATAAGTTAGAAACTAAAGAATCAAATTATTATCAGAAAATTCATAACAGAAAAAAAAGTAAAAATTATCTTCAACTTATGAGAAATACAATTAGCGAAATTTACAACCTCAATATGAAAAGCATTTTACATAAGAAAAAAGTTGCAGAAAAAACCTCATCTGAAGTAATATCGATTATGTCGATTATATCATTTGTAAGCTTAGTTATTATCATATTTTTCGTAATTCGTTTTCCAAGATATATTGTCTCGCCAATTGTAGAACTAACTTCAAAAATAAAAGCTATTTCAGCAAAAAGCTTTGATCAAAAAATAGAATTTAAATCAAAAGATGAAATTGGATCACTTACAAGTGCCTTCAATGTTATGGCTTCAAGACTTATGGAATATGAAGAACAGCATATTGATCAATTATTGTTTGAGAAAAAACGAATAGAAAGTTTAGTGCAAGGATTAAACGATGGAATCATTTTATTAGATAAAGAAAAAAAAGTAATTCTGATAAACTCAAATGCATTAAAGATTTTATCACTTGAGAATCTTAGTATATTAAATAAAAATATTAGCGTATTAAATAAGTTATCGGAAAAATTAAATACAATTAGTAGTCAATTATTATCTAATGATAAAGAAATCAAACAAACAGAATTTTATGATCATGAGACCGATCAATATTTTAATGTGGATAAAATTGAAATTATGCAGGAAAAAGAATCGAGTAATAAAAATGAAGTAAAGGGAATAGTAATTATTTTAAAAAACGTTACACTTTTTAAAGAACGAGATTTAGCAAAAACAAATCTTATTGCTACAGTTTCACACGAATTGAAAACGCCAATTTCCTCAGTAAATTTAAGCCTAAAGCTGCTAAACGATTTTAGATTAGGAACTCTTAATGATGATCAAAAAAAATTAGTTGAATCAATTTCTCTTCAGAATAAAAAACTTTTACGTGTTGTAAATGAATTGTTGGATTACTCCCAAGCAGAAACTGGGAAAATAAACTTATTTATTGAGCAAATAGATCCAACTCAAATTGTTGATCTTGCAGCATCTGCACTTATGATTTTACTATCCGAAAAAGAAATTGAGTTAAAATTGGAATTGATGAAAAATCCGCCTTTAATTAGAGCTGATAAGGAAAAATCAGTTTGGATTCTTGTAAATATTTTAACAAATGCTATTCGATATTCACCTCAAAAAAGTCAGATTCTTATCGAAATGGTAAGGTTAGATAATTTTATAAAATATTCTGTAATTGATCATGGTTCAGGGATATCGCAGGTTGATATAGAAAATATATTTAAGAAATTTGTTAAATCAGACAATAAAAAAGGTACCGGACTTGGATTATCTATTGCAAAAGAAATGGTAGAATCTCAAGGCGGAAAAATTTGGGTTATGAGTGAAATAAATAATGGCAGCCAGTTTTATTTCACGTTACCAATCGCGTAA
- a CDS encoding Trk family potassium uptake protein produces the protein MIKKLLNNLSPIQLLSLGYLIIILTGAFLLMLPISSTNGSSQNFIDAFFTSTSAISTTGLIVVDTGSYYTLFGQIVILFLLQIGGIGYIAIYVIIVLLSNSKFSIKSKKVLRESISRLPEVNLIKFVKLILLYTTVIESIGVICYYIVFQKKFTFWEAIYQSIFHSISAFCTAGFSLFVDSFCSYNNDWLINYTTYFLVITGAIGFFVIFDVLQIFNKSSNQKKLTLQTKIVLSTSFYLYAIGSILIFITEQNKFSTSLTYNVLISAFQAISASSTVGFNSIDIGKMSESSLFVLVILMFVGGSPGSTAGGIKTISFALINIFSVSLIREKQTPSVFKRSININNFYKSTGQVFIGFVSIVLFSYLLTISENIGFMKVLFEAVSAFGTVGLSTGITFNLTWLGKIYITILMLIGRVGPFALGLVFLTKSNEKYYKYPEEDLFIS, from the coding sequence ATGATAAAAAAGCTGTTGAATAATCTTTCGCCAATACAATTGTTAAGTCTTGGTTACTTAATAATAATTTTAACCGGAGCATTTTTATTAATGCTGCCAATTTCTTCAACCAACGGATCATCACAAAATTTTATTGATGCTTTTTTTACATCTACTTCTGCAATTTCTACAACAGGTTTAATTGTTGTTGATACCGGCAGCTACTATACTTTATTTGGGCAAATTGTAATATTATTCTTACTACAAATTGGAGGAATTGGATATATAGCAATTTATGTAATTATTGTTTTGTTAAGTAATAGCAAGTTTTCAATTAAAAGTAAAAAAGTTTTAAGAGAGTCCATTTCAAGATTACCGGAAGTTAATCTTATCAAATTTGTGAAATTAATTTTGCTATATACAACTGTTATTGAATCTATAGGCGTAATTTGTTATTACATTGTTTTTCAGAAAAAATTCACATTTTGGGAAGCAATTTATCAATCAATTTTTCATTCCATTTCAGCGTTTTGCACGGCTGGATTTTCATTATTTGTGGATAGTTTTTGTTCATATAATAATGATTGGCTGATAAATTATACAACGTACTTTCTTGTAATAACCGGCGCAATTGGTTTCTTTGTAATTTTTGATGTACTTCAAATTTTTAATAAGTCTTCTAATCAAAAAAAATTAACACTCCAAACAAAGATTGTTTTGTCTACATCGTTTTACCTTTATGCAATCGGCAGTATTTTAATTTTTATTACTGAGCAAAATAAATTTTCTACAAGTCTTACTTATAATGTTTTAATAAGTGCATTTCAAGCAATTTCAGCATCAAGTACAGTGGGTTTTAATTCTATTGATATTGGAAAAATGTCGGAAAGCAGCTTGTTTGTTTTAGTCATTTTAATGTTTGTTGGAGGTTCACCTGGAAGTACTGCCGGCGGGATTAAAACAATTTCATTTGCGCTGATAAATATTTTCTCAGTTTCATTAATTAGGGAAAAACAAACTCCTTCAGTTTTCAAACGAAGTATAAATATTAATAATTTTTATAAATCAACGGGACAAGTTTTTATTGGTTTTGTTTCAATTGTACTTTTCTCATACTTATTAACAATCTCAGAAAATATTGGATTTATGAAAGTTTTGTTCGAAGCGGTTTCAGCTTTTGGTACAGTTGGACTTTCAACCGGAATAACTTTTAATTTAACTTGGCTCGGAAAAATTTACATAACAATTTTAATGCTCATTGGTAGAGTTGGTCCATTTGCCTTAGGTTTAGTTTTCCTTACAAAATCAAATGAAAAATATTACAAATACCCGGAAGAAGATTTATTTATTTCATAA
- a CDS encoding TrkA family potassium uptake protein, whose amino-acid sequence MNNFAVLGLGNFGFNIAKKLSEKGKNVLAIDSSPEQIDKIKNIVNDAVIGDIKNKFFINEFIDTNIETAIISTGENIFDSILAVHHVKEVGVKNIIVKAVDEMHSQILKIMGATEIIFPEKDIAEWIAIRLAEPNLIERIPLSQDYSIVEYACPDKFAGNSLRKIQLRSKFNILLIAVKDILINEFILMPEADYILKPDTTLLLMGKQKDINDMKLKI is encoded by the coding sequence ATGAATAATTTCGCAGTTTTAGGATTAGGTAATTTTGGTTTTAACATTGCAAAAAAATTATCGGAAAAAGGGAAAAATGTTTTAGCAATTGATTCTTCGCCAGAACAAATTGATAAAATTAAAAATATTGTAAATGATGCCGTAATAGGTGATATCAAGAATAAATTTTTCATAAATGAATTTATTGATACAAATATTGAAACCGCAATTATCAGCACTGGCGAAAATATTTTTGATAGTATTTTAGCTGTTCACCATGTTAAAGAAGTTGGAGTAAAAAATATTATTGTGAAAGCTGTTGATGAAATGCATTCACAAATTCTTAAAATAATGGGAGCAACAGAAATTATATTCCCGGAAAAAGATATCGCTGAGTGGATTGCAATTCGATTAGCGGAACCAAATTTAATTGAAAGAATTCCACTTTCACAAGATTATTCAATTGTTGAATATGCATGTCCCGATAAGTTTGCCGGTAATTCATTAAGAAAAATTCAACTAAGATCTAAATTCAACATATTATTGATTGCAGTAAAAGATATTCTAATAAATGAATTTATCTTAATGCCTGAAGCTGACTATATTCTTAAACCAGATACAACATTATTACTTATGGGAAAACAAAAAGATATAAATGATATGAAGTTGAAAATTTAA
- a CDS encoding copper homeostasis protein CutC gives MIKVEVCINCDGEQSLRDSVEAAYSGGASTIELCGEMQVDGLTPKLDSITEARKAFREKSGLMVMIRPRAENFSYSKKEIFEMKEQIKIASNAGADGVVFGVLNNQNNLDVDSMISLIELSKQNNLLITFHRAFDATPNPIETIELLINLGVNRVLTSGTKWGNKKSALDGITCLNQIIEKAKNKIEIVIAGGVNNKNVGIILNQLNLSYCKISVHSYSGVQKNGFTQTELVKSLVEQVEKI, from the coding sequence ATGATTAAAGTTGAAGTGTGCATTAATTGCGATGGTGAACAAAGCTTAAGAGATTCGGTAGAAGCGGCATATTCCGGCGGTGCATCAACAATTGAATTATGCGGAGAAATGCAAGTAGATGGATTAACTCCAAAGTTAGATTCAATTACTGAAGCAAGAAAAGCATTTAGGGAGAAATCTGGCTTAATGGTTATGATTAGACCGCGGGCCGAAAATTTTTCCTATTCTAAAAAAGAAATTTTTGAAATGAAAGAGCAGATTAAAATTGCATCAAACGCCGGTGCGGATGGAGTTGTTTTTGGAGTTTTGAATAATCAAAACAATTTAGATGTTGATTCTATGATTTCGCTGATAGAATTAAGCAAACAAAATAATTTACTAATTACTTTTCACAGAGCATTTGATGCAACACCTAATCCAATTGAAACAATTGAATTGTTAATTAATTTGGGTGTAAATCGCGTGCTAACAAGCGGAACAAAATGGGGAAATAAAAAGAGTGCTTTAGATGGAATTACTTGTCTAAATCAAATTATTGAAAAAGCAAAAAACAAAATTGAAATAGTTATTGCCGGCGGCGTTAATAATAAAAATGTGGGAATAATTTTAAATCAACTCAATTTAAGTTACTGTAAAATTTCAGTTCACTCATATTCCGGAGTTCAGAAAAATGGTTTTACACAAACGGAATTAGTCAAATCACTTGTAGAGCAAGTTGAAAAAATTTAG
- a CDS encoding CHASE domain-containing protein, whose amino-acid sequence MSKQNKLVLIVSVGLLTTIISFIVSYRIEQKRVQIIFEKAAVERTALIIQSIEMTELVTESMRNLFLVTEDISYPNFQKFINSFNKKMIGIQSLEWVPRIKHSDKENFITQAKNTLSIDYKILELNADHNLISANEREEYFPVYYLEPIKGNEESLGFDLASNKERNAALKNSAEKNRFVASERIILVQGEKNEIGIRLFEPVIRNLSESETENKKLENLIGFVGGVFKPEKIVENSISVLQKTDIDIYLLDESAPKENQLLYFHKSRFSQNNEQTNFDEAEIKFHQKIQYGGRTWSITCIPTQNFFDVNEAYIPHLISLIFFFLTAFFSFYYFRHSQEKERIKNIVEKRTKELNESKQRLDLAINVAELGLWDWNIKTGNLYNNEKFATMLEFKENDIEPFFENWKKLIHPDDEDEVLDILNQHLEGYTPNFSAELRLGTKSGNWKWIQTLGKVVERNENGKPERAIGINIDITERKYIQQKLIKYSQKLEKQNIEKSKIFSIISHDLKSPLVAINGFSELLVTDIDTLDLSEIKKYCIYIYQSSTSLNSILEGLAEWGRLQLGQITFSPKSYQLNKQIEKVINQEKINALNKEIEIQNNFNGNFKIFADEIMIETCMRNLLSNAIKFTPHKGKIYINAEMKDDKIVTFSVTDTGVGIPESNLKNMFKDSYHISTNGTSGEKGTGLGLGICKEFVERNGGKIWVESIENFGTTFYFTLRTEDSLDYFRNL is encoded by the coding sequence ATGTCAAAGCAGAATAAGTTAGTTCTAATTGTTTCAGTTGGACTGCTCACTACAATTATTTCATTCATAGTTTCATATAGAATTGAGCAAAAAAGAGTTCAGATAATTTTTGAAAAAGCTGCAGTAGAAAGAACTGCGCTTATAATTCAATCTATAGAAATGACTGAATTAGTAACTGAATCAATGAGAAATTTGTTTTTAGTTACGGAAGATATTTCTTATCCGAATTTTCAAAAGTTTATTAACTCATTTAATAAAAAAATGATTGGAATTCAATCGTTAGAATGGGTTCCAAGAATTAAACATTCCGATAAAGAAAATTTTATTACCCAAGCAAAAAATACTTTATCTATTGATTACAAAATACTTGAATTAAATGCTGATCATAATTTAATTTCTGCAAATGAAAGAGAAGAATATTTTCCGGTTTATTATCTTGAACCAATAAAAGGAAACGAAGAATCTTTAGGTTTTGATTTAGCTTCAAATAAAGAGAGAAATGCTGCATTAAAAAATTCTGCAGAAAAGAATAGATTTGTTGCTTCCGAAAGAATTATTTTAGTCCAAGGTGAAAAAAATGAAATCGGGATTAGATTATTTGAACCAGTAATTAGAAATCTTTCTGAAAGCGAAACTGAAAATAAAAAACTCGAAAATTTAATTGGTTTTGTAGGCGGTGTTTTTAAACCTGAAAAAATTGTTGAAAATTCAATTTCTGTTTTGCAAAAGACCGATATTGATATTTACCTTTTAGATGAATCTGCGCCGAAAGAAAATCAATTATTATATTTTCATAAATCAAGATTTTCTCAAAATAATGAACAAACTAATTTTGATGAAGCCGAAATAAAATTTCATCAAAAAATTCAATATGGCGGAAGAACTTGGTCAATTACATGCATTCCAACTCAAAATTTCTTTGATGTAAATGAAGCGTATATTCCTCATTTAATTTCATTAATCTTCTTTTTCTTAACTGCATTTTTTTCGTTTTATTATTTTCGTCATTCGCAAGAAAAAGAAAGAATTAAAAATATTGTTGAAAAACGAACAAAGGAACTTAATGAAAGTAAACAACGTTTAGATTTAGCAATTAACGTTGCGGAATTGGGCTTGTGGGATTGGAATATTAAAACCGGCAATTTATACAATAATGAAAAATTTGCAACAATGCTGGAGTTCAAAGAAAATGATATTGAACCATTTTTTGAAAATTGGAAAAAGTTAATTCATCCGGATGATGAGGACGAAGTTCTGGATATTTTAAATCAGCATCTTGAAGGTTACACACCAAACTTTTCTGCAGAATTAAGGCTTGGTACAAAATCCGGTAATTGGAAATGGATTCAAACTTTAGGCAAAGTTGTGGAAAGAAATGAAAATGGAAAACCGGAAAGGGCAATAGGAATTAACATAGATATTACTGAAAGAAAATACATTCAGCAAAAATTAATTAAGTATAGTCAAAAACTAGAAAAACAAAATATTGAAAAAAGTAAAATATTTTCAATCATTAGTCATGATTTGAAAAGTCCTCTAGTTGCAATAAATGGTTTTTCGGAATTACTTGTAACTGATATTGATACATTAGATTTATCCGAAATAAAAAAATATTGCATTTACATTTATCAATCATCAACTTCATTAAATTCAATTTTAGAAGGATTGGCAGAATGGGGAAGATTGCAGCTTGGACAAATTACATTTTCTCCAAAATCTTATCAATTGAATAAGCAGATTGAAAAAGTAATAAATCAAGAAAAAATAAATGCGCTTAATAAAGAAATAGAAATTCAAAATAATTTTAATGGAAATTTTAAAATTTTTGCAGATGAAATTATGATAGAAACATGTATGCGAAATCTTCTATCAAATGCAATTAAATTTACTCCCCATAAAGGGAAAATTTATATTAATGCCGAAATGAAAGATGATAAAATAGTTACTTTTTCTGTTACGGATACGGGAGTTGGAATTCCCGAAAGTAATTTAAAAAATATGTTTAAAGATTCTTATCATATTTCTACAAATGGAACTTCCGGCGAAAAAGGAACCGGTTTGGGTTTAGGAATCTGCAAAGAATTTGTTGAGCGTAACGGCGGAAAAATTTGGGTTGAAAGTATAGAGAATTTTGGAACAACTTTTTATTTTACTTTGCGGACAGAAGATAGTTTAGACTACTTTAGGAATTTATAA
- a CDS encoding PAS domain S-box protein, whose translation MLINSENTVIGKELEENSKERYIDFFKSVFNEAQTAICIADFEGNIVEINKHFAELFGYEKSELVGIPYLNLLSEDSQNVARENHLKIFNGINILKAEEKVKHKNGTYFYIQTTNLRVNDEDGNKLRITTAIDVTNRLKNELVQSVLLQISNIINKSKLDNNLYDSIYKYLTQLMPIKNFAVCLLNSKNNQLGFPFLLSEIEFDEKHNLEEEFKFIQKTGASYILDEKDIELLVTNSQLFEYIAKPNTILGIPLKIQSEIIGAIIIKDYVGNLYTKKDKEVLELVADQIARVIERKKYEDELLIAKNEAEEAARLKSDFLAQISHEIRTPLNSILSFSALIRNELNGQLNPEMAETFDYIERGGNRLTRTIDLILNVSKIHNQKYKIELSEVNLEDEILWPIIKELHPKAFAKGIHLELKNSKIPLRLVCDQYSINQMFINLIDNAIKYTNKGSITIESFVNSYGNIQADITDTGIGISSAYLNKIFDPFIQEEQGYTRSYEGIGLGLSLVKSYAELNNAELKVKSEKNVGSIFSVIFNA comes from the coding sequence ATGCTAATTAACTCTGAAAATACTGTAATTGGAAAGGAATTGGAAGAAAATTCTAAGGAAAGGTATATAGATTTTTTCAAGTCTGTTTTCAATGAAGCGCAAACTGCAATCTGTATTGCAGATTTTGAGGGAAATATTGTTGAAATAAACAAACATTTTGCCGAATTATTTGGATATGAAAAATCTGAATTGGTTGGAATTCCATATTTAAATTTACTTTCTGAAGATTCACAGAATGTTGCGCGAGAAAATCATCTAAAAATTTTTAATGGAATAAATATTCTTAAAGCTGAAGAAAAAGTTAAACATAAAAACGGCACTTATTTTTATATTCAAACAACAAATTTGCGAGTTAATGACGAAGACGGAAATAAGTTAAGAATTACAACCGCAATTGATGTTACAAACAGATTGAAAAATGAATTGGTTCAATCGGTTCTTCTGCAAATTTCAAATATTATTAACAAATCAAAGCTTGATAATAATCTTTACGATTCCATATACAAATATTTAACTCAATTAATGCCGATTAAAAATTTTGCAGTTTGTCTGTTAAATTCAAAAAATAATCAATTGGGATTTCCTTTTTTGTTAAGTGAAATTGAGTTTGATGAAAAACATAATTTGGAAGAAGAATTTAAATTTATCCAAAAAACCGGTGCATCATATATTTTAGATGAAAAAGATATTGAATTGCTTGTTACCAATTCTCAATTGTTTGAATACATCGCAAAACCAAATACAATTTTAGGAATTCCATTAAAAATACAAAGTGAAATTATCGGCGCAATTATTATTAAAGATTACGTTGGAAATTTATACACAAAAAAAGATAAAGAAGTTTTAGAACTTGTTGCCGATCAAATTGCAAGAGTAATTGAACGAAAAAAATATGAAGATGAATTGCTAATTGCAAAAAATGAAGCGGAAGAAGCTGCACGATTAAAATCGGATTTTCTTGCGCAAATTTCTCATGAAATTAGAACTCCATTAAACTCAATTTTGAGTTTCTCTGCATTAATTAGAAATGAATTAAATGGTCAGCTTAACCCGGAAATGGCTGAAACATTTGATTATATTGAACGCGGCGGCAATAGATTAACAAGAACAATTGATTTGATTTTAAATGTTTCTAAAATTCATAACCAAAAATATAAAATTGAATTAAGCGAAGTTAATTTAGAAGACGAAATTCTTTGGCCAATTATAAAAGAACTTCATCCAAAAGCTTTTGCAAAAGGAATTCATTTAGAATTAAAAAATTCCAAAATACCGTTAAGATTAGTCTGCGATCAATATTCAATTAACCAAATGTTTATTAATTTGATTGACAACGCAATTAAATATACAAACAAAGGAAGCATTACAATTGAATCATTTGTAAATTCATATGGAAATATTCAAGCTGATATAACTGATACCGGAATTGGCATTTCATCAGCTTACTTAAATAAAATTTTTGATCCTTTCATCCAAGAAGAACAAGGTTACACAAGATCTTACGAAGGTATTGGACTTGGTTTATCTTTAGTTAAAAGTTATGCTGAATTAAATAATGCTGAACTAAAAGTAAAAAGTGAAAAAAATGTTGGTTCTATTTTCTCTGTAATTTTTAATGCGTAA
- a CDS encoding 4Fe-4S binding protein, which produces MLKYNYTKEIVLLLIEILPDKCDFCGCCVGVCPEDAIELKEAEIKIIEELCTNCSKCVWSCPIEVLKFNRNGIEAAEL; this is translated from the coding sequence ATTTTAAAATATAATTACACAAAGGAAATTGTTTTGCTGCTAATAGAAATTTTACCGGATAAATGCGATTTTTGCGGCTGCTGCGTTGGAGTTTGTCCGGAAGATGCAATCGAATTGAAAGAAGCGGAAATTAAAATTATTGAAGAACTTTGCACAAATTGTTCAAAATGTGTTTGGTCATGCCCAATTGAAGTTCTAAAATTTAACCGAAATGGAATTGAGGCTGCGGAATTATGA
- a CDS encoding NAD(P)/FAD-dependent oxidoreductase, with amino-acid sequence MKNEYDVIVVGAGPAGSMAAKFASENGVSVLMLEKDRDVGYPVRCGEAVSLAGIEEFVKPDPKWISAEITKFSFISPDKTEVIIPFEGKGVILERKIFDYELANLASQKGTEILTRAYVNGLLIENNSVCGVKYDFRGKQFQIKSKIVIGADGVESRVGRWGGLKTHSDFRDMESGIQITASNINVDQNTCYFYWGSEYAPQGYLWIFPKGNGLANIGLAITGDIGKKKSALSFLNDFMKNYFPNASVLSSVAGGIPFTPTLEKIVNPGIMLVGDAARQINPLSGGGIVSGMIGGSIAGKVAAHAIKNDDLHKIYDYEILWRERLGKRHEMFNRIKNGIYKFSDEKYDQIAHSLVELPDEKRTLGNVAKKAVINNPSLLIDVAKVFFK; translated from the coding sequence ATGAAAAATGAATACGATGTAATTGTTGTAGGTGCGGGACCAGCAGGATCAATGGCAGCAAAATTTGCATCAGAAAATGGTGTTTCTGTTTTGATGCTGGAAAAAGATAGAGATGTTGGTTATCCGGTAAGATGCGGTGAAGCTGTAAGTTTGGCCGGAATTGAAGAATTTGTAAAACCTGATCCCAAATGGATTTCTGCGGAAATTACAAAATTTAGTTTTATTTCTCCCGATAAAACCGAAGTAATAATTCCCTTCGAAGGAAAAGGAGTTATTCTAGAAAGAAAAATTTTTGATTATGAATTAGCAAATTTAGCTTCGCAAAAAGGGACAGAAATTTTAACACGAGCTTATGTTAATGGATTATTGATTGAAAACAATTCCGTCTGTGGAGTGAAATATGATTTTAGAGGAAAGCAATTTCAAATAAAATCTAAAATAGTAATTGGAGCTGACGGAGTTGAATCAAGAGTTGGGCGTTGGGGCGGATTAAAAACTCATTCGGATTTTAGAGATATGGAAAGCGGCATTCAAATCACCGCTTCAAATATTAATGTTGATCAAAATACTTGTTATTTTTATTGGGGAAGCGAATATGCGCCGCAAGGATATTTATGGATTTTTCCCAAAGGAAATGGTTTAGCAAATATTGGGTTGGCAATTACCGGAGATATTGGAAAGAAAAAATCAGCTTTATCATTTCTTAATGATTTTATGAAAAATTATTTTCCAAATGCGTCAGTTTTATCTTCGGTCGCCGGAGGAATTCCATTTACTCCAACTTTAGAAAAAATTGTAAATCCCGGAATTATGTTGGTCGGAGATGCAGCTCGACAAATAAATCCGCTTTCCGGCGGTGGAATTGTTAGCGGAATGATTGGCGGAAGTATTGCCGGGAAAGTTGCCGCTCATGCAATTAAAAATGATGATTTGCATAAAATTTATGATTATGAAATTTTGTGGCGAGAACGACTTGGTAAACGTCATGAAATGTTTAACAGAATTAAAAATGGAATTTACAAGTTCAGTGATGAAAAATATGATCAGATTGCACATTCTTTGGTTGAACTTCCCGATGAAAAAAGAACTTTGGGAAATGTTGCAAAAAAAGCTGTGATAAATAATCCTTCATTATTAATTGATGTTGCGAAAGTGTTTTTTAAGTGA